A genomic segment from Streptosporangium roseum DSM 43021 encodes:
- a CDS encoding S8 family peptidase → MHWLARLTAAGAALSLALPALPSGAETASAPPPAAGLHRITLITGDVVTVRQAAAGKWAVTVDPAKGREKVRFTTHDLDGKLQVLPDDMVPYVAENLVDKGLFAVGDLIEQGYDDAGSRTLPLLLAYDKGARTSGALPGAKAGTELESIGARAVDAGKGELAAFWKAVEAAPSARSGGPRLASGIRKIWLDAKVTADLEHSVPQIGAPDAWKSGFDGKGVKVAVLDTGADENHPDLAGKITDRRNFTADPSTQDGHGHGTHVATTVAGLGTASQGRRKGVAPGAELIIGKVLDSGGSGQFSQIIEGMEWAAASGADVVNLSLGGEATDGTDPASAALNALTEQTGTLFVVAAGNEGREYAVGTPGAATSALTVGAVGADETLAPFSSRGPRLDGGAKPDITAPGVAIVAARAEGTSMGQPADERYTAASGTSMATPHVAGAAAILKQRHPDWKAKQLKDALISTARTARDLTVYEQGGGRVDVARAVRQDVTATGVLDLGTHQDGGSTAPSGTVAYTNSTQAAVSLALTATLSNLDGDAPAQGALTLGSASITVDAGATVTVPVSADLAKLAHGRHSGHLTATTADGSVALQTTLALTRSPRTHKVRISAVGKDGRPASVSTVFMFGPGTRDNLLTYIMPWEAEEGKTFEVPEGTYYAQSQFGEERSGSRVIDIKIDIPEFPVTGDAELVFDARKTRPIVIKTPQPAVQEGISTFASYRDTGTRKISSSFMNFPSVDELHVAETQPVRQGAFEFTSRWQYGAPRLSSRVSGLKGPLDLSPTVRSPEWNGRYRWELVDGGHGTPEELGALKLRGRAVVMSSASQDDPQWDEMIAAAAEAGAAAAVVVPAADDSPWQYWSPVMDRQAIPAAAIPYEQGKKLLERVRKGKAVLDVTGNMAIPYLYDISQVSKGRIPEQIVYEANASNLARVDTGYHETGGFGWAKEQRFGWRPWQVFSNEGQRWVRTGSARAEYVTSGDTEWEHVAQHMFTWESMRPLTPGLTGGLRSYAAGEKVGERWFGPVVRPAVPPGRPESVPTRTGDTLRLDIPEFVDAAGHYGYAFSSDEEDTVSARFYRDGTLVEEPRRAVGNFPAVPGKATYRMELSTKRSSEEWTYATETSTAWTFGSARPKSGSEPLPLLGVDYTVPADLDGRVRRTLPVPLDFSVRSTAPGLALRQVTAELSYDDGKSWKRLVLLPRGKDRYSTLVSHQAGRGQYVSLRVTANDAAGNAVEQTVLRAYGVK, encoded by the coding sequence ATGCACTGGCTCGCGCGTCTTACCGCCGCCGGAGCGGCACTCTCCCTCGCCCTACCGGCGTTACCGTCCGGAGCCGAGACCGCTTCCGCCCCGCCCCCGGCCGCCGGTCTCCACCGGATCACCCTGATCACCGGCGACGTGGTGACCGTCCGCCAGGCCGCGGCCGGGAAGTGGGCCGTCACGGTCGATCCCGCCAAGGGCCGGGAGAAGGTCAGGTTCACCACCCACGACCTCGACGGGAAGCTTCAGGTGCTGCCCGACGACATGGTCCCGTACGTGGCCGAGAACCTGGTCGACAAGGGTCTTTTCGCCGTCGGCGACCTGATCGAGCAGGGGTACGACGACGCCGGCAGCCGCACGCTGCCGCTGCTGCTCGCCTACGACAAGGGCGCACGGACCTCCGGCGCCCTGCCCGGCGCCAAGGCGGGGACCGAGCTGGAAAGCATCGGCGCGCGGGCGGTGGACGCCGGCAAGGGCGAGCTGGCCGCGTTCTGGAAGGCCGTCGAGGCGGCGCCGTCGGCCCGCTCCGGCGGGCCCCGGCTGGCCTCGGGAATCCGGAAGATCTGGCTGGACGCCAAGGTCACCGCGGACCTGGAGCACAGCGTTCCGCAGATCGGCGCCCCCGACGCCTGGAAGAGCGGGTTCGACGGCAAGGGCGTCAAGGTGGCCGTCCTCGACACCGGCGCCGACGAGAACCATCCCGACCTCGCCGGAAAGATCACCGACAGGCGCAACTTCACCGCCGACCCCTCGACCCAGGACGGCCACGGGCACGGCACCCACGTGGCGACCACCGTCGCGGGCCTCGGGACGGCCTCCCAGGGCCGCCGCAAGGGCGTGGCCCCCGGCGCCGAGCTGATCATCGGCAAGGTGCTGGACAGCGGCGGCTCGGGCCAGTTCTCCCAGATCATCGAGGGCATGGAGTGGGCCGCGGCGTCCGGCGCCGACGTGGTGAACCTGAGCCTCGGCGGCGAGGCGACCGACGGCACCGACCCCGCCAGCGCCGCCCTGAACGCGCTGACCGAGCAGACCGGCACCCTCTTCGTCGTCGCGGCCGGCAACGAGGGCCGGGAGTACGCCGTCGGCACCCCCGGCGCCGCGACCTCCGCGCTGACCGTCGGCGCGGTCGGCGCCGACGAGACGCTCGCCCCCTTCTCCAGCCGTGGCCCGCGTCTCGACGGAGGCGCCAAGCCGGACATCACCGCCCCGGGAGTGGCGATCGTGGCCGCGCGGGCCGAGGGCACCTCGATGGGCCAGCCCGCCGACGAGCGCTACACCGCCGCGTCCGGGACCTCGATGGCGACCCCGCACGTGGCCGGCGCCGCCGCGATCCTCAAGCAGCGGCACCCGGACTGGAAGGCCAAGCAGCTCAAGGACGCCCTGATCTCGACCGCCAGGACCGCGCGGGATCTGACCGTCTACGAGCAGGGCGGCGGCCGGGTGGACGTCGCGCGCGCCGTACGGCAGGACGTCACGGCCACCGGCGTGCTCGACCTGGGCACCCACCAGGACGGCGGCTCCACGGCCCCCTCCGGGACCGTCGCCTACACCAACTCCACCCAGGCGGCCGTCTCCCTGGCGCTGACCGCCACCCTGAGCAACCTGGACGGTGACGCCCCCGCGCAGGGCGCGCTCACCCTGGGGTCGGCGTCGATCACCGTCGACGCCGGCGCCACGGTCACGGTCCCGGTGAGCGCCGACCTGGCGAAGCTGGCCCACGGCCGGCACTCCGGCCATCTCACCGCGACCACCGCGGACGGCTCGGTCGCCCTGCAGACCACGCTGGCGCTGACCAGGAGCCCCCGCACCCACAAGGTGCGCATCAGCGCCGTCGGCAAGGACGGCAGGCCGGCGAGCGTGAGCACCGTCTTCATGTTCGGCCCCGGCACGCGGGACAACCTCCTCACCTACATCATGCCGTGGGAGGCCGAGGAGGGGAAAACCTTCGAGGTCCCCGAGGGCACCTACTACGCGCAGAGTCAGTTCGGCGAGGAACGGTCGGGCTCGCGCGTCATCGACATCAAGATCGACATCCCCGAGTTCCCGGTGACCGGCGACGCGGAGCTGGTGTTCGACGCGCGGAAGACGCGGCCGATCGTGATCAAGACGCCGCAGCCGGCGGTCCAGGAGGGCATCTCCACGTTCGCCAGCTACCGCGACACCGGCACCCGGAAGATCTCCTCGTCGTTCATGAACTTCCCCTCGGTCGACGAGCTGCACGTGGCCGAGACGCAGCCGGTCCGCCAGGGTGCCTTCGAGTTCACCTCGCGCTGGCAGTACGGCGCGCCGAGGCTGTCGTCACGGGTCAGCGGCCTCAAGGGGCCGCTGGACCTCTCCCCGACGGTGAGGTCACCGGAGTGGAACGGCAGGTACCGGTGGGAGCTCGTCGACGGTGGACACGGCACCCCCGAGGAGCTCGGCGCTCTCAAGCTGCGCGGCCGGGCGGTCGTCATGTCGAGCGCCTCGCAGGACGACCCCCAGTGGGACGAGATGATCGCCGCCGCCGCCGAGGCGGGCGCCGCGGCGGCCGTCGTCGTACCGGCCGCCGACGACAGCCCGTGGCAGTACTGGTCGCCGGTCATGGACAGGCAGGCGATCCCGGCCGCCGCGATCCCCTATGAGCAGGGGAAGAAGCTGCTGGAGCGGGTCCGCAAGGGCAAGGCCGTCCTCGACGTGACCGGGAACATGGCCATCCCCTACCTCTACGACATCTCGCAGGTCTCCAAGGGGCGGATCCCGGAGCAGATCGTCTACGAGGCCAACGCCTCCAACCTGGCCCGGGTGGACACCGGCTACCACGAGACCGGCGGCTTCGGCTGGGCCAAGGAGCAGCGGTTCGGCTGGCGGCCGTGGCAGGTCTTCTCCAACGAGGGACAGCGGTGGGTCCGCACGGGATCCGCGCGCGCCGAGTACGTCACCTCGGGCGACACCGAGTGGGAGCACGTGGCGCAGCACATGTTCACCTGGGAGTCGATGCGCCCGCTCACCCCCGGGCTCACCGGCGGGCTGCGCAGCTACGCCGCCGGTGAGAAGGTCGGCGAGCGATGGTTCGGCCCCGTCGTGCGGCCGGCGGTCCCGCCGGGCAGGCCGGAGTCCGTCCCGACCCGGACGGGGGACACCCTGAGGCTCGACATCCCCGAGTTCGTCGACGCCGCCGGCCACTACGGCTACGCGTTCAGCTCCGACGAGGAGGACACCGTCTCGGCCCGCTTCTACCGCGACGGCACGCTCGTCGAGGAGCCGCGACGGGCCGTGGGGAACTTCCCCGCCGTTCCCGGGAAGGCCACCTACCGGATGGAGCTGTCCACCAAGCGCTCGTCGGAGGAGTGGACGTACGCCACCGAGACCAGCACGGCGTGGACGTTCGGGTCCGCCCGCCCGAAGTCCGGCTCCGAACCGCTGCCGCTGCTCGGCGTCGACTACACCGTGCCCGCCGACCTCGACGGCCGGGTCCGCCGGACGCTGCCGGTCCCGCTGGACTTCAGCGTGCGGAGCACCGCGCCCGGCCTCGCCCTGCGGCAGGTCACGGCCGAGCTCTCCTATGACGACGGAAAGAGCTGGAAGCGCCTGGTGCTGCTGCCCCGCGGCAAGGACCGCTACTCCACCCTGGTCTCCCACCAGGCGGGCAGGGGACAGTACGTCTCGCTTCGGGTCACCGCGAACGACGCCGCCGGGAACGCGGTCGAGCAGACCGTGCTCCGCGCCTACGGCGTGAAGTAG
- a CDS encoding DUF2000 domain-containing protein gives MTVLADWIDSLERQTGLPTRQLPVKWVIVIDRDLPRGLQANAAACLAASVGEAVPAILGSAGTDASGRAHAGLPWTGCTVLAAPAATVRRVRNDAAGEPELVVTDMAAIAQQTNVYDEYLAELARTGGEDLSYYAVSLLGPRAVVERLTGRLPLLR, from the coding sequence ATGACTGTGCTGGCCGACTGGATCGACAGCCTCGAACGCCAGACCGGCCTGCCCACGCGGCAGCTTCCGGTGAAGTGGGTGATCGTGATCGACCGTGACCTCCCCCGCGGCCTGCAGGCCAACGCCGCCGCCTGCCTGGCCGCCTCCGTGGGCGAGGCCGTACCGGCGATCCTGGGTTCGGCCGGCACCGACGCCTCAGGCCGGGCGCACGCCGGGCTGCCGTGGACCGGATGCACCGTGCTGGCCGCGCCCGCCGCGACCGTCCGCCGGGTCAGGAACGACGCGGCCGGGGAACCGGAACTGGTCGTCACCGACATGGCGGCCATCGCGCAACAGACCAACGTCTACGACGAGTATCTGGCCGAGCTCGCCCGCACCGGCGGCGAGGACCTCTCGTACTACGCGGTAAGCCTGCTGGGGCCGCGCGCGGTCGTGGAGCGCCTCACGGGGAGGCTCCCGCTGCTGCGCTAG
- a CDS encoding Lrp/AsnC family transcriptional regulator, protein MDELDTAILAELQRDGRQTNRELAERIGIAPSTCLERVRSLRSRRVIEGFHAEVNLAAIGRPVQALINVRLHPKIREAVEGFRDYVAALPETLAVFVVSGGDDFIIQVAVRDAGHLRDFVLDHVSRHRNIADVRTSLVYDHIRKTSVEVLPPERPSPPRTRRG, encoded by the coding sequence GTGGACGAACTTGATACGGCCATCCTCGCCGAGCTGCAGCGTGACGGCCGCCAGACCAACCGCGAGCTCGCCGAGCGGATCGGCATCGCGCCCTCGACCTGCCTGGAACGGGTGCGATCGCTGCGGAGCAGGCGAGTGATCGAAGGCTTCCACGCCGAGGTCAATCTCGCCGCCATCGGCCGCCCGGTCCAGGCGCTCATCAACGTCCGGCTGCACCCGAAGATCCGCGAGGCGGTCGAGGGCTTCCGCGACTATGTCGCCGCGCTCCCCGAGACTCTCGCGGTCTTCGTGGTGTCCGGCGGCGACGACTTCATCATCCAGGTGGCCGTCCGCGACGCCGGCCACCTGCGCGACTTCGTCCTCGACCACGTCTCCCGGCATCGGAACATCGCCGACGTGCGCACCTCGCTGGTCTACGACCACATCCGCAAGACCTCCGTCGAGGTTCTGCCTCCGGAGCGGCCGAGCCCTCCCCGGACCCGTCGTGGATGA
- a CDS encoding peptidoglycan-binding domain-containing protein — translation MRRSRVLALVVAGVLVIAGAGWAVGSRLRSPADEASARRPPKPSLVTAPVELRRLTSTVTVSGTLTYGSPLPVTLAGTVGGAGGNGGAGGAGGTPQRVTTAPKPGPIRAGQVLMQVNGRPVFAMEGKKPMYRPLVPGTEGDDVKQFQRALRVKVTGVFDAATVAAVKRWYAKRGYKAQEPDLESRKTLQQLRQAVQTAKEILAADRKALDEGVDVRPLRIRLDNARRDLRSAEKALEEAPEITPEQETQLAALRRAVRAAEEQVLAAEQALAEAVRPAPTPTTTPPTTPAPTPAPMPSAVDTSLLEMKLANTRQDLYEAQQAVAAYEEQIRVERDKRLEELHKGVRTAKEAEATAAQALGRARKVSPLRMKVAHSKGNLADAHTMLAEFLKTYGVSVPAGEIVFLPTLPARIDKAEVKPGDTIEGKVATVTSSAFAVTGSVDAKEAKLLRPGQEASMETMDGTQLPATLTATGEEARVSPAEGEEGEKDDGSDTGSVPVLLTPGSAKGLKSLVGSPMTVRISVGSTEGEVLAVPVSAVVTSADGRPRVRVALDGDRTREVEVRTGLTADGDVEVTPVRAGELEEGDRVVVSDV, via the coding sequence GTGCGCAGGTCCAGAGTGCTCGCCCTCGTGGTGGCAGGAGTGCTGGTGATCGCCGGGGCGGGGTGGGCGGTCGGCTCCCGGCTGCGTTCGCCGGCAGATGAGGCGTCCGCGCGCCGCCCGCCCAAGCCCTCCCTGGTCACGGCGCCGGTCGAGCTGCGCAGGCTCACCAGTACTGTCACGGTCAGCGGCACGCTCACGTACGGCTCGCCGCTGCCGGTCACGCTGGCCGGCACGGTGGGCGGGGCAGGTGGGAACGGCGGCGCGGGTGGCGCCGGCGGCACGCCGCAGCGCGTCACCACGGCGCCCAAACCCGGCCCGATCCGTGCGGGTCAGGTGCTGATGCAGGTCAACGGGCGGCCGGTGTTCGCCATGGAGGGGAAGAAGCCGATGTACCGGCCACTCGTGCCGGGCACCGAGGGCGACGACGTCAAGCAGTTCCAGCGCGCGTTGCGGGTGAAGGTGACCGGCGTCTTCGACGCGGCCACCGTGGCGGCGGTGAAGCGCTGGTACGCCAAGCGCGGCTACAAGGCGCAGGAACCCGACCTGGAGTCGCGCAAGACGCTGCAGCAGCTGCGCCAGGCCGTACAGACCGCCAAGGAGATCTTGGCCGCCGACCGCAAGGCCCTGGACGAGGGGGTGGACGTGCGGCCGCTCAGGATTCGCCTCGACAACGCCCGGCGTGACCTGCGATCCGCCGAAAAGGCGTTGGAGGAGGCGCCGGAGATCACGCCCGAACAGGAGACTCAGCTGGCCGCGTTGCGCCGTGCCGTCCGAGCTGCCGAGGAGCAGGTCCTCGCGGCCGAGCAGGCCCTGGCCGAGGCCGTGAGACCGGCCCCCACGCCGACCACCACCCCTCCCACCACGCCGGCGCCCACCCCCGCGCCCATGCCCAGTGCGGTGGACACGAGCCTGCTGGAGATGAAGCTGGCCAACACCCGGCAGGACCTCTACGAGGCCCAGCAGGCGGTCGCCGCCTACGAGGAGCAGATCCGCGTCGAGCGGGACAAGCGGCTGGAGGAGCTGCACAAGGGCGTGCGCACCGCGAAGGAGGCCGAGGCCACCGCCGCCCAGGCGCTCGGCCGGGCCAGGAAGGTCTCGCCGCTGCGGATGAAGGTCGCCCACAGCAAGGGCAACCTGGCCGACGCCCACACCATGCTGGCCGAGTTCCTCAAGACGTACGGGGTGAGCGTTCCGGCCGGTGAGATCGTCTTCCTGCCGACCCTGCCTGCCCGCATCGACAAGGCGGAGGTCAAGCCCGGCGACACCATCGAGGGCAAGGTCGCCACCGTGACCAGCTCCGCCTTCGCGGTCACCGGGTCGGTCGACGCCAAGGAGGCCAAGCTGCTGCGTCCTGGCCAGGAGGCGTCGATGGAGACCATGGACGGAACCCAGCTGCCCGCCACGCTGACCGCGACCGGTGAGGAGGCCCGCGTGAGCCCGGCGGAGGGTGAGGAAGGCGAGAAGGACGATGGGTCGGATACCGGCTCGGTGCCCGTCCTGCTCACGCCCGGCTCGGCCAAGGGGCTCAAATCGCTGGTCGGCTCGCCGATGACGGTGCGGATCTCGGTCGGCTCGACCGAGGGCGAGGTGCTGGCGGTGCCGGTGTCCGCCGTGGTCACCTCCGCCGACGGCCGGCCGCGGGTCAGGGTGGCGCTGGACGGCGACCGTACCCGCGAGGTCGAGGTTCGGACCGGGCTGACCGCCGACGGCGACGTGGAGGTCACGCCGGTACGCGCCGGCGAGCTCGAGGAGGGCGACCGGGTCGTGGTGAGCGATGTCTGA
- a CDS encoding ABC transporter ATP-binding protein, with protein MSEPVIELAGVCRDFPSEPPVRALADVELRVDPGDYVAIVGPSGSGKSTLLNILGLLDRPTSGSYRLDGVETTALRDGARTRLRGTRIGFVFQSFHLLPHRTVVENVMLAEVYGPHPRTGRRARAERALAQVGMSHRVGFGPDRLSGGERQRVAIARALMAKPALLLCDEPTGNLDSRNTEAILDLFEGLRAEGLTILVITHEDEVSARAKRRVRIADGALSEAP; from the coding sequence ATGTCTGAGCCCGTCATCGAGCTGGCCGGCGTGTGCCGTGACTTCCCCTCCGAGCCGCCGGTGCGCGCGCTGGCCGACGTGGAGCTGCGGGTCGATCCGGGCGACTACGTGGCCATCGTCGGGCCGTCCGGCTCCGGCAAGTCCACCCTGCTCAACATCCTCGGACTGCTGGACCGGCCGACCTCCGGCTCCTACCGCCTGGACGGCGTCGAGACCACGGCGCTGCGCGACGGCGCGCGGACCCGGCTGCGCGGTACCCGTATCGGTTTCGTCTTCCAGTCCTTCCACCTGCTGCCCCACCGGACGGTCGTGGAGAATGTGATGCTCGCCGAGGTGTACGGCCCGCACCCGCGCACCGGCCGGCGGGCCCGTGCCGAGCGGGCGCTGGCGCAGGTGGGCATGAGCCATCGCGTCGGCTTCGGCCCCGACCGGCTGTCGGGCGGCGAGCGCCAGCGCGTGGCCATCGCCCGCGCGCTGATGGCCAAGCCCGCCCTGCTGCTGTGCGATGAGCCGACCGGCAACCTCGACAGCCGCAACACCGAGGCCATCCTCGATCTGTTCGAGGGCCTGCGCGCCGAGGGCCTGACCATCCTGGTGATCACGCACGAGGACGAGGTGAGCGCCAGGGCCAAACGGCGGGTCCGGATCGCGGACGGGGCGCTCAGTGAAGCTCCTTGA
- a CDS encoding ABC transporter permease: MKLLDLWAESLAGMLARPMRSALTTLGTVLGITTLVVTLGIAATAGNQIVGRFDELLATSITVEVPRGGHNPLVTWGAAKELRGLRGVTSATALAQSDDSSNLVVTANNLLDPTRVAGQTLAVVAATPDLPETTRGRMVAGRFYDAGHVARHDRVVVLGEQAAEMLGITSLEHSPAVFIKDRAYTVIGIVGGLRREQILSSAVLVPPGLGPDFGLKDVTRVLVATQLGAAELIARQAPLALSPDRSGELQVIAPPSPKRARDGAQDDVNGLFLVLGLVSLVVGAVGIANVTLVTVMERVSEIGLRRALGAARRHIAAQFLLESSLIGLTGGVIGASLGMVAVVAVAAVRQWTPVLDVRLALVAPVAGALVGLLAGLYPALRAARMEPVDALR, from the coding sequence GTGAAGCTCCTTGACCTGTGGGCAGAGTCCCTGGCCGGGATGCTCGCCCGTCCGATGCGCTCGGCCCTGACCACTCTCGGCACCGTCCTGGGCATCACCACGCTGGTGGTCACCCTGGGCATCGCGGCGACCGCGGGTAACCAGATCGTCGGTCGCTTCGACGAGCTGCTGGCCACCAGCATCACCGTCGAGGTGCCCCGAGGCGGCCACAACCCTCTGGTCACCTGGGGGGCGGCCAAAGAGCTGCGAGGCCTGCGCGGCGTGACGTCGGCGACGGCGCTGGCGCAGAGCGACGACAGCTCCAACCTCGTCGTGACCGCCAACAACCTGCTCGACCCGACCCGAGTGGCCGGGCAGACCCTCGCGGTCGTCGCGGCCACCCCCGACCTGCCGGAGACCACCCGTGGCCGGATGGTGGCCGGGCGGTTCTACGACGCCGGCCACGTGGCCCGCCACGACCGGGTGGTCGTGCTGGGCGAGCAGGCCGCCGAGATGCTCGGGATCACCAGCCTGGAGCACTCGCCGGCGGTGTTCATCAAGGACCGGGCCTATACGGTCATCGGCATTGTCGGCGGCCTGCGGCGCGAGCAGATCCTGTCCAGCGCGGTGCTCGTCCCGCCTGGCCTGGGTCCCGATTTCGGCCTGAAGGACGTCACCCGTGTCCTGGTCGCCACCCAGCTGGGCGCCGCCGAGCTCATCGCCCGCCAGGCGCCGCTCGCGCTCAGCCCCGACCGCAGCGGGGAACTGCAGGTGATCGCCCCGCCCAGTCCCAAGCGGGCGCGGGACGGCGCCCAGGACGACGTCAACGGCCTTTTTCTCGTCCTCGGCCTGGTCTCCCTGGTCGTCGGCGCGGTGGGCATCGCGAACGTCACCCTGGTCACGGTCATGGAGCGGGTCTCCGAGATCGGCCTGCGCCGCGCGCTGGGCGCAGCCCGCCGGCACATCGCCGCCCAGTTCCTGCTGGAGTCCAGCCTGATCGGGCTGACCGGCGGGGTGATCGGGGCCAGCCTGGGGATGGTGGCTGTGGTCGCGGTGGCGGCCGTGCGGCAGTGGACCCCGGTCCTCGACGTACGGCTGGCGCTGGTCGCGCCGGTGGCGGGTGCGCTGGTGGGGCTCCTGGCGGGCCTGTATCCGGCGCTGCGCGCGGCCCGCATGGAGCCGGTCGACGCGCTGCGATGA
- a CDS encoding IS5 family transposase produces MARFDVTDAEWALIEPQLPLAATGPLPRRVRDQFNGILWWFRTGSSWRDVPKRYGSWSTVYSRFNSWAKAGVFQGLMDALIAEAASRGQVGLELVSVDSTIVRAHQDSAGPAVAGETLDALEQALTEEKGAPLPEQPPVLRVTRRRPRPMPTRHRRTIAPPSGDAVKLGRRRPRSADPEAD; encoded by the coding sequence GTGGCGCGCTTTGATGTGACCGATGCCGAGTGGGCTTTGATCGAGCCGCAGCTGCCGCTGGCGGCGACCGGACCGCTGCCACGGCGGGTGCGCGACCAGTTCAACGGGATCTTGTGGTGGTTTCGCACCGGGTCCAGCTGGCGTGACGTCCCGAAACGCTACGGGTCTTGGTCCACCGTCTACTCCCGGTTCAACTCCTGGGCCAAAGCCGGCGTGTTCCAGGGCCTGATGGACGCGCTGATCGCCGAGGCCGCATCGCGAGGACAGGTCGGGCTGGAACTGGTCAGCGTGGACTCCACGATCGTGCGGGCGCATCAGGACTCGGCCGGGCCGGCGGTCGCCGGGGAAACCCTGGACGCGTTGGAGCAGGCGCTGACCGAGGAAAAGGGGGCTCCGCTTCCCGAGCAGCCGCCGGTGCTGCGGGTGACGCGCCGCAGGCCCCGCCCGATGCCGACGCGCCACAGGCGGACGATCGCGCCGCCATCCGGCGACGCCGTGAAGCTCGGGCGGAGGCGGCCGCGCTCGGCCGATCCCGAGGCGGACTGA
- a CDS encoding helix-turn-helix domain-containing protein, producing the protein MLETVGLDPLEERVYRFLVTAAEAGVTDLVGELGLDVATAEAALRSMEARGLVRPAVPEPAAPAERRFTAVAPDIVLGARLLRQQQSLDWARREVEQLAEEHRGNARRRDADRLVEVLPNRIAMREQLEHLQENAREEVLCFCRGRAIVMHATENDAELDALRRGVVYRVIYERDLLEEPGMQANVAYGVKLGESARALPRLPVRLMVVDREIGLMPLVRHAGTSEPTAALIRGGELLEVLIALFESYWDRATPLRIAEDGVLTEGTHPCPLNSDDLYLLSLLVAGVPDKSIASQLGLSQRTVQRRLSHIMELAGAQTRMQLAWHAARERWL; encoded by the coding sequence ATGTTGGAAACGGTCGGGCTGGATCCGCTGGAGGAACGCGTCTACCGGTTCCTGGTCACGGCAGCCGAGGCCGGCGTCACCGACCTGGTCGGCGAGCTGGGGCTCGACGTCGCGACAGCCGAGGCGGCGCTGCGGTCGATGGAGGCCAGAGGCCTGGTCCGGCCGGCCGTCCCGGAGCCGGCCGCCCCGGCGGAGCGGCGTTTCACCGCGGTGGCCCCCGACATCGTGCTGGGCGCCCGGCTGCTGCGCCAGCAGCAGTCGCTCGACTGGGCGCGGCGCGAGGTGGAGCAACTGGCCGAGGAACACCGGGGCAACGCCCGCCGCCGCGACGCCGACCGGCTCGTCGAGGTGCTCCCCAACCGGATCGCGATGCGAGAGCAGCTCGAACACCTGCAGGAGAACGCCCGCGAGGAGGTCCTCTGCTTCTGCCGGGGACGCGCGATCGTGATGCACGCGACCGAGAACGACGCGGAGCTCGACGCGCTGCGCCGCGGGGTGGTCTACCGGGTGATCTACGAGCGCGACCTGCTGGAGGAACCGGGGATGCAGGCCAACGTGGCCTATGGCGTCAAGCTGGGGGAGAGCGCCCGAGCCCTGCCCCGGCTGCCGGTCCGGCTGATGGTCGTGGACCGGGAGATCGGCCTGATGCCGCTGGTACGGCATGCCGGGACGTCGGAGCCGACGGCCGCGCTGATACGGGGCGGCGAGCTGCTGGAGGTGCTGATCGCGCTGTTCGAGAGCTACTGGGACCGGGCGACGCCGCTGCGGATCGCCGAGGACGGCGTCCTCACCGAGGGAACCCATCCCTGCCCGCTGAACTCCGACGACCTGTACCTGCTGTCGCTGCTGGTCGCCGGGGTGCCGGACAAGTCGATCGCCAGCCAGCTCGGGCTCAGCCAGCGGACCGTGCAGCGCCGCCTGTCGCACATCATGGAGCTCGCCGGCGCGCAGACCAGGATGCAGCTCGCCTGGCACGCCGCCCGGGAACGATGGCTCTAG
- a CDS encoding RNA polymerase sigma factor, giving the protein MGDDRKILFERVYLDTYGQILGYAMRRCDSPEDAADVVAETFEIAWRKVDDLPSGEQARLWLYGVARNVLANHRRGRLRRHTHQTALREDIADRYARTPSPEEHVERGAIGRVFRELSDDDRELLSLVVWEGLDAGEIARVLGGSRNAVRIRLHRARRRFSRGLAAEGVESIPMSRDVRLTTGRPL; this is encoded by the coding sequence ATGGGTGACGACCGAAAAATCCTGTTCGAGAGGGTTTATCTCGATACTTATGGCCAGATCCTCGGCTACGCGATGCGCCGCTGCGACTCTCCGGAAGACGCGGCGGACGTGGTGGCCGAGACGTTCGAGATCGCGTGGCGGAAGGTCGACGACCTGCCGTCCGGCGAGCAGGCCAGGCTCTGGCTGTACGGCGTGGCCCGCAACGTCCTCGCCAACCATCGCCGGGGCCGGCTCCGCCGCCACACCCACCAGACGGCGCTGCGCGAGGACATCGCCGATCGCTATGCCCGGACGCCCTCGCCCGAAGAACACGTGGAACGCGGCGCGATAGGCCGCGTGTTCCGTGAGCTGTCCGACGACGATCGCGAGCTGCTGTCGCTCGTCGTCTGGGAGGGCCTGGACGCCGGGGAGATCGCACGCGTCCTGGGCGGCTCCCGCAACGCCGTACGCATCCGGCTGCACCGTGCCCGCAGGCGCTTCTCGCGCGGGCTGGCGGCGGAGGGCGTCGAATCCATTCCGATGAGCCGGGACGTGCGGCTCACGACGGGGAGGCCACTGTGA